In a genomic window of Helianthus annuus cultivar XRQ/B chromosome 10, HanXRQr2.0-SUNRISE, whole genome shotgun sequence:
- the LOC110932766 gene encoding putative late blight resistance protein homolog R1A-10 has translation MYSSRSIDSLRTQTQTVVAGTSCTRKPLGTKKVLEETIVGLIRDAELIRDRLVEDQKQLDVVSIVGMGGLGKTTLATKVFNDPFVVYHFDVRAWITVSQTYERRDLLIQLVASICPEFDPINASDSKLREKLHKSVMGKRYLIVFDDVWSIQAWDDLKVFFPNDNNGSRILLTSRLKEVALHAKLHGFVHQLEFLTDVESWELLCKKVFHSDNFPTMLTEPGKEIAKKCHGLPLAVVVMAGVLAKETRSTYSWERIAKRVSSSIVNDPNKNMDILALSYDHLPPHLRDCFLYLGGFPEDHKFQVRKLIWLWMAEGFVEEDGKRSLEEIGEDYLMELVDRNLVIVTDRKFNGAIKACSIHDLLRELCLERATKGNFCVKISTQMTDFSSLVQHKPRRIFTNQGLKFNCYRHELFPWVHSLLWFHKNKSLINITDQYFHSYPLLMVLDLQKCQLQDFPPAIGLLVHLRYLAFWSTKGFPSSICNLWSLQTIILKSSVRFSLPDTISNLVNLRHLWSDGYIYFPSTRKPMNLQTISNVSLHNFSESWENCFPRIKKLTCTTLTQKNQNFKSLSSLEILMWINIASARQDGDLVSTTNNLFRKIHATFPDSLKKLTLSGCCLPWSDMSIVQSLPNLEVLKILDHAFMGPKWETDDVPFQQLKYLKLQTLHIEQWEASSINFPCLTHLVLGACRYLEEIPLEIGYISTLELIDVDDSNNAIIESLEEIQEEQQNFGNYGLKINVRKELHNLAYYRKLRGLAWIVDW, from the coding sequence ATGTATTCATCTAGAAGTATTGATAGCCTGagaacacaaacacaaactgttgTTGCTGGAACTTCCTGCACCAGAAAGCCTTTAGGAACGAAAAAAGTATTGGAAGAGACGATCGTGGGGCTCATTCGTGATGCTGAACTGATACGGGACAGACTGGTTGAAGATCAAAAGCAACTGGATGTGGTATCTATTGTTGGTATGGGGGGATTGGGTAAGACTACCCTTGCTACCAAAGTATTCAATGATCCTTTTGTTGTGTACCATTTTGATGTCCGAGCATGGATCACTGTTTCTCAAACATATGAAAGACGGGATTTGTTGATCCAACTAGTGGCATCCATTTGCCCTGAATTCGACCCTATTAATGCAAGTGACTCAAAACTTCGTGAGAAGTTGCACAAAAGTGTTATGGGCAAGAGATATTTGATTGTTTTTGATGACGTCTGGAGCATTCAAGCTTGGGATGACCtcaaagtatttttcccaaatgATAACAACGGAAGTCGAATTCTGCTCACAAGCCGTCTCAAAGAAGTTGCTTTACATGCAAAATTGCACGGTTTTGTTCATCAGTTAGAATTTTTGACAGATGTGGAAAGCTGGGAGTTGCTCTGTAAGAAAGTCTTCCATAGTGATAATTTCCCAACAATGTTGACCGAACCTGGAAAGGAAATTGCAAAGAAGTGTCATGGATTGCCCCTTGCGGTGGTTGTCATGGCAGGAGTTCTCGCAAAAGAAACAAGAAGCACATATTCATGGGAAAGGATAGCCAAACGTGTCAGTTCCTCCATTGTCAATGATCCCAACAAGAACATGGATATCTTGGCTTTGAGTTATGACCATTTACCTCCACACTTGAGAGACTGCTTTCTTTATCTTGGTGGCTTCCCAGAAGACCATAAGTTTCAAGTACGAAAGTTGATATGGCTATGGATGGCTGAGGGATTTGTAGAAGAAGATGGAAAACGAAGCTTGGAGGAAATTGGAGAGGACTACCTCATGGAACTAGTTGATAGAAACCTTGTGATTGTTACAGATAGAAAATTCAATGGTGCCATCAAAGCTTGTTCTATCCATGATCTTTTGAGGGAACTATGCTTGGAAAGAGCAACCAAAGGAAACTTTTGCGTGAAAATAAGCACTCAAATGACTGATTTTTCTTCTCTGGTACAACATAAGCCACGCCGCATATTCACAAACCAGGGCTTAAAATTCAACTGTTATCGTCATGAGCTATTCCCATGGGTTCATTCACTTTTGTGGTTTCATAAGAACAAGTCTTTGATTAACATCACTGATCAATATTTCCATTCCTACCCTCTTCTAATGGTATTGGATCTACAAAAGTGTCAACTTCAAGACTTTCCACCGGCCATAGGATTACTTGTTCACTTAAGGTACCTTGCATTCTGGTCTACCAAAGGTTTTCCATCCTCGATATGTAATCTTTGGAGCCTTCAAACCATCATTCTTAAAAGTTCCGTACGTTTTTCTTTACCAGATACCATATCAAACTTGGTGAATCTGAGGCATTTATGGAGTGATGGGTATATTTACTTCCCTTCAACCCGGAAACCAATGAATTTGCAAACCATTTCCAATGTTTCTTTACATAATTTTTCTGAAAGTTGGGAAAACTGTTTTCCTCGTATCAAGAAGCTTACATGTACGACTCTCACACAGAAGAATCAGAACTTCAAATCACTCAGTTCCCTAGAAATATTGATGTGGATTAATATAGCCTCAGCCAGACAAGATGGTGACCTGGTATCAACTACCAACAATTTATTCCGAAAGATTCATGCGACGTTTCCTGATTCATTGAAAAAACTCACGCTATCAGGATGTTGTCTTCCTTGGAGTGATATGTCAATTGTTCAATCTTTACCAAACCTAGAGGTTCTCAAAATACTAGATCATGCATTTATGGGACCCAAATGGGAAACCGATGATGTCCCGTTTCAGCAACTAAAGTACTTGAAGCTGCAGACATTGCATATCGAGCAATGGGAAGCTTCTAGTATTAACTTCCCATGTCTCACACATCTAGTGTTGGGTGCATGCCGATATCTTGAAGAAATCCCTCTTGAAATTGGTTACATCTCAACTCTTGAGCTTATTGACGTTGATGACTCCAACAACGCTATTATCGAATCCCTCGAGGAAATTCAAGAAGAGCAACAAAACTTTGGAAACTATGGCCTGAAGATCAATGTTAGAAAGGAGCTGCACAACCTTGCTTATTATAGGAAATTGCGAGGATTGGCATGGATAGTTGACTGGTAA
- the LOC110932768 gene encoding uncharacterized protein LOC110932768 produces the protein MDPVLNSNVVENQACKIENSKNQLHDEQASKDQGDKSVEIISHGAMFSPYKSTLQREFSEEDRKYESQRKRSKRLTEWKWSQVINLDDSEEDDKEEELEDTADSSAKKKTELKIPQVLVRSIVVYGRSEYPQTIQPYYGCYDPLSYPLFFPNGETGWHPNIPRDGVSINNVHNDYDNIDEEAEGANPRGGRRTVAMREYYCYKFQIRSTENVLLLGGRLLQQFVVDVYIKLETSRLQFCERNQSKIRAELYQGLVDCVHAGEVRPSRVGQRIVLPASFIGGPRDMRRRFLDAMTLVQDDGKPDLFLTMTCNPQWPEITCNLKPGQTAQDRPDLVSRIFRAKLEDLKEQLLKKHLLGEVLAYVYVIEFQKRGLPHAHFLLIMHPPYKINNPDHYDKVVCAEIPDKVRHPQLHEVVVKHMIHGPCGNLRKESPCMQGDPKVCRFHYPRQFNEQTTQGEDAYPLYRRRNTGITVDVRGKTLDNRWVVPYNPRLLMMYNCHMNVEVCSSIKSVKYLFKYIYKGHDKQVIHVDPDAPDVINEIKRFQDARYVSPPEAMWRIFSFPLSHIYPAVLALQLHLPNKQMVRFREDDSMLAIVDRERDKRTMLTAFFEYNHGNEPARQYLYKDFPRYFTWNASSRRWCPRGTRPQRGRIVSANPAEGERYYLRLLLCNVRGPTSFEDLCTVNGIKYTSFRKAALEVGLIENDNSLSQCLTEASLFQFPNALRRLFATIMIFCEPGDIRKLWNDHFDALSEDHRLQCESVERVQNMVLTDIRDILQSMGKSIDDFDLPKITKHDLQYPVHREVQEEYGIVVEPEHLSAIDELNSDQRRVFDEIMSHVDNNSPGVFFIDGPGGTGKTFLYKALLAQVRSRGLIALATASSGAAANNMPGGRTAHSRFKIPICVDNNSMCNIKKQSGAAELIRSSRLIIWDEASMAKRQAIEAVDRTLQDITGVRLPFGGKIMVMGGDFRQVLPVVKRGTRAQIVDSSLRMSPLWHLTKKMRLTINMRALNDPWYSDFLLRVGDGSEESIEGSYIRIPDDMTIPFSNPENSIKELINVVFPSIQSNVYSSDYIISRAILSTKNDSVDEINDQMIDMFQGDEKVYYSFDEVEDDRHNFYPVEFLNSLTVSGLPPHKLRLKIGCPIILLRNIDPSHGLCNGTRLICKGFQRNVIDAEIAVGQHAGKRVFLPRIPLCLSEDDMFPFKLKRKQFPIRLSFSMTINKAQGQTIPHVGVYLPDSVFSHGQLYVALSRGISRANTKVD, from the exons ATGGATCCAGTTCTGAATTCAAATGTTGTGGAAAACCAAGCATGCAAGATTGAAAATTCTAAG AATCAGTTGCATGATGAACAAGCTTCTAAG GATCAAGGTGATAAAAGTGTCGAAATAATTTCTCACGGTGCCATGTTTAGTCCTTATAAGTCTACTCTTCAACGCGAATTTAGTGAAGAG GATCGGAAGTACGAGTCTCAAAGGAAGAGATCCAAGAGACTCACCGAATGGAAATGGAGTCAAGTTATCAATTTAGATGATTCTGAAGAAGATGATAAAGAAGAAGAACTAGAAGACACAGCCGATTCAAGCGCAAAGAAGAAAACCGAATTAAAAATTCCTCAA GTCTTAG TAAGAAGTATTGTAGTGTACGGTAGATCCGAATACCCTCAAACTATTCAACCATACTATGGATGTTACGATCCATTATCGTATCCTTTATTCTTCCCTAATGGTGAGACGGGCTGGCATCCTAACATACCACGTGATGGAGTATCAATTAATAATGTTCATAATGATTACGACAACATCGACGAAGAGGCTGAAG GGGCTAACCCACGAGGGGGTAGGAGAACCGTAGCTATGCGAGAATACTACTGTTACAAGTTTCAAATTCGCTCTACTGAAAACGTGCTTTTGCTTGGTGGTAGATTGCTACAACAATTCGTTGTAGATGTTTATATAAAGCTTGAGACATCACGTTTGCAATTTTGTGAACGAAACCAAAGTAAGATACGAGCTGAATTATACCAAGGTCTTGTGGATTGCGTTCATGCCGGTGAGGTTCGTCCTAGCAGAGTTGGACAACGGATTGTGTTGCCCGCGTCATTCATTGGAGGGCCTCGCGACATGCGACGACGGTTTCTAGATGCTATGACTTTAGTTCAAGATGATGGCAAACCTGATTTATTCCTTACGATGACGTGTAATCCTCAATGGCCCGAGATAACATGTAATTTGAAACCTGGTCAAACTGCACAAGATCGTCCAGATCTTGTTTCACGAATATTTCGTGCTAAATTAGAGGATCTTAAGGAGCAGCTACTCAAGAAACATTTACTCGGGGAGGTTTTGGCATACGTTTATGTCATTGAGTTTCAAAAGCGTGGTTTGCCGCATGCACATTTCCTCCTTATCATGCACCCGCCATACAAAATTAATAATCCAGACCATTATGATAAGGTCGTTTGTGCTGAAATTCCTGACAAGGTACGACATCCACAACTACACGAGGTTGTTGTCAAGCACATGATTCATGGCCCATGCGGAAATTTACGGAAAGAGAGTCCTTGTATGCAGGGTGATCCAAAGGTATGTCGCTTTCATTATCCTAGACAGTTTAATGAGCAGACAACACAAGGAGAAGATGCCTATCCATTATATCGAAGGAGAAACACTGGAATAACGGTGGACGTACGAGGAAAAACTCTTGATAACAGATGGGTTGTCCCTTATAACCCAAGGCTTTTAATGATGTATAATTGCCACATGAATGTCGAGGTTTGCTCGAGTATAAAATCTGTTAAATATCTGTTCAAATATATATACAAAGGGCATGATAAACAGGTTATTCATGTTGATCCAGACGCACCAGATGTTATTAATGAGATAAAGAGGTTTCAGGATGCACGCTACGTATCCCCCCCGGAGGCTATGTGGCGTATATTTTCTTTCCCTCTTTCTCATATCTATCCTGCTGTTTTGGCCTTACAACTTCATCTCCCGAACAAGCAGATGGTTAGATTTAGAGAAGATGATTCTATGTTAGCAATAGTTGATAgggaaagagataaaagaaccaTGCTGACTGCATTTTTTGAGTATAACCATGGGAATGAACCAGCAAGGCAATATTTGTATAAGGATTTCCCGAGATACTTCACATGGAATGCATCCTCACGTCGTTGGTGTCCTCGTGGTACTAGGCCACAAAGAGGTCGTATTGTTAGTGCCAATCCTGCCGAAGGGGAAAGGTACTACTTACGCCTACTGTTGTGTAATGTCAGAGGACCTACTTCTTTTGAAGATCTTTGCACGGTTAATGGTATTAAGTACACGTCATTTCGAAAAGCAGCTCTTGAGGTAGGCTTGATAGAGAATGATAATAGTCTATCGCAATGTCTAACAGAAGCGTCTCTATTTCAGTTTCCCAATGCTCTTAGAAGGTTATTCGCAACAATAATGATTTTCTGCGAACCTGGTGATATTCGTAAGCTATGGAATGATCACTTTGATGCACTATCTGAAGATCACAGGTTACAATGTGAAAGTGTGGAACGCGTTCAAAATATGGTTCTTACTGACATCAGGGACATCCTACAATCTATGGGTAAAAGTATTGATGATTTCGATCTTCCGAAAATAACAAAGCACGACTTACAATATCCAGTTCATCGTGAGGTGCAAGAGGAGTACGGGATAGTTGTGGAACCTGAACACTTATCTGCCATAGATGAACTTAATTCAGACCAGAGAAGAGTATTTGATGAAATCATGTCACATGTGGATAATAATAGTCCAGGTGTGTTCTTTATAGATGGTCCGGGTGGAACGGGAAAAACATTTCTGTACAAAGCTTTGCTTGCTCAAGTACGTTCACGTGGTCTTATTGCTCTTGCGACAGCTTCATCAGGTGCCGCCGCTAATAATATGCCAGGTGGGAGAACGGCTCACTCAAGATTCAAGATTCccatttgtgttgataacaattCGATGTGCAACATAAAAAAACAAAGTGGGGCGGCTGAACTAATTAGGTCCTCAAGGTTAATCATATGGGATGAGGCATCGATGGCAAAACGTCAGGCGATAGAGGCAGTCGATCGAACATTGCAAGACATTACAGGTGTTCGTCTCCCATTTGGTGGAAAGATAATGGTTATGGGGGGAGATTTTAGACAAGTGTTGCCGGTTGTTAAACGCGGAACTAGAGCACAGATTGTAGACTCCAGCCTGCGGATGTCGCCTCTTTGGCATTTGACTAAAAAGATGCGGTTGACGATAAACATGAGAGCGCTAAATGATCCATGGTATTCTGATTTTCTTTTAAGAGTCGGTGATGGGTCTGAAGAATCAATCGAAGGAAGCTATATTCGCATACCAGACGACATGACAATTCCTTTCAGTAATCCAGAAAACTCTATAAAAGAATTGATCAATGTAGTCTTTCCGTCAATTCAAAGTAATGTATATTCTTCTGATTATATAATCTCTAGAGCAATATTGTCCACTAAAAATGACAGTGTTGACGAGATCAATGATCAAATGATTGACATGTTTCAAGGGGATGAAAAGGTTTACTATAGTTTCGATGAAGTCGAAGACGATCGTCACAACTTCTATCCGGTCGAGTTCTTAAACTCACTAACTGTTAGTGGTCTGCCGCCTCATAAACTTCGTTTAAAAATCGGTTGCCCTATAATATTGTTGCGGAATATCGATCCATCACATGGTTTATGTAATGGCACAAGATTGATATGTAAAGGCTTCCAGCGTAATGTTATTGATGCAGAGATAGCTGTCGGGCAACATGCCGGAAAAAGAGTATTTTTGCCAAGAATCCCTTTGTGTCTTTCTGAAGACGACATGTTCCCGTTCAAGCTAAAAAGAAAACAATTCCCCATTCGACTTAGCTTTTCCATGACAATCAACAAAGCTCAAGGTCAAACAATTCCGCATGTTGGTGTTTATCTTCCGGATTCAGTATTTTCGCATGGACAACTTTATGTCGCTTTATCAAGAGGGATATCACGTGCTAATACAAAG GTTGATTAA